ATTGTGTTATATAATTCCAATTGTAATATTCGTAAAAATAATTTAGTATGAAAAGACAAAATGATTTGGATTTTGGTGGAGCTATAGTTCTTACCGTAGTTTTTGCTATTATGGCTATATTTTCTTACACTACAGATAAGTCAGGAAATCCTATAGCTATAATACCCGCTGTTGGTGTAGTTGTAGGTTTAGTCATGGCTGTTAATGCCAAGAATAAAGCTTCTAACCGAAAGGCAAGAAAAGAACAACAGGACATTTTTGCCCAAACGCTGGATTACGATGATTGTTTTGGAAATGGTGACTTAAAATTATATTTTAATTCCCAAAAACAGGACGTGACCGTATGCGCTACAACTAATGAAGGTAGAAATACACAAGTAGTTAGAGATTTTTCTGTTACGGAAACGGTGAAAACAGATAGTTACATCGTATCTTATGATGCTACTCATAACAAGATTTTGCGTATAAAGAATAACAATGGCAATATAATGCTTAAAGAATTCAATCTCAATTACACTTTGAAAAAATGGAATGTTATATTGAAGAAATCTACTCCAGCAGTAAAGGCATATAATGATTATGCTTTCATTACTGATGATGTCAATGAATTTGTTGCTATCGTGACTCCTACAAGTATGCATCTGCACCGATATTCTGATATCGTAAGCATTACGTATGAAGAAAATGGTAATGATATGTACAATAAGTCTCTCGGTGGAGCTGTTGTTGGTGGTTTGCTTTTTGGTGGTGTTGGTGCTATCGTTGGTAGTAATACTGCAAAGGCTGTCAAAAACAAGAAAATCGAAAGGATGTCTATAAAAATATTGCTCAAGAGTACTTCTGATCCCACAATTTTGCTTGAAATTTACAATTCAAGAAATGATGGAGCGATTCTTGAAACCAAGAAAGATGCTGATAAAATATTCTATGAAGGGTTGATGAAAGAGGTTACAGGCATAAAAGACATTTTTTCCATCATCATAGATATAGTTGATAAGAGTAGTGCAAGCCAAAACCAGCAGATAAGTGTCTCTGCATCAAATAGTATTGCTGATGAACTTACCAAATTGGTGCAGCTCAAGGATGCTGGAGTTCTTACGGAAGAAGAATTCCAGGCACAGAAAGCAAAATTATTGCAATAATAAATACCGGAACAAATCATGATGCCACTTCTGCTCTTGATCTTAGCATCAATCCATACTGTGATGTGTAGGAGATGCGGATACCAATGCAGCAGTAGCAATCCTGGGTGCTAAATATGGAATAAACCAAATTCCTGAAGAATGGAAAGATGGTCTTCTCTATGCTTCTATGCTCCATAACAAGGTGCAGGAATTCTACGCAATGGTCAGATAAGATGGCGCTGTATCGGTTTCTGTACTGCACCATTGACATCTTAAAAGTCATTGTTGTCATGTTATGATTTTAATGATAATCTCTTTTTATAATCATAGTCATTCCCGAAAAGTGTCATTAATGACAAAAAACGGGAATGTTTAATAGATTTAAACTTTTGGCTTGCTCTTTTGAAATCCATGTGTATGCTTCTGTATCAAAAAACGTAGAATCCTGCTGGCATCATTGCCAGCAGGATTCTACGCTTTCCCTATTATTCTTAATATGTCGTCTGCAAATAGAACTCTATAGAACTCTACAGAACTCTCTTGTGAGTTCTTATTCAGCATTTGTCTGCTGCTCTGTCTCTGCAGACTCCTGCTGCTGAGTTGTTTCCTCCTGGGAATTCTCCTGTGGAGTCTCCTGAACAGTAGCTGGCTGCTCTGCCTGGGTGTTCTCTTCTGTTGCTACAGGAGTATCTGTAGTAGTTTCGGCTGGTGTCTCCTGCTGAGTAGAATCCTCAGTGGTAGCCTGTGGCTGGATAGGAGTGCCAATTTCTGTTGTATCTGAAGGAGCATCTGGAGCTACGGTATCAACTGGTGCTACCTCTGCGTTACTTACCATTCTGCTTGATGCAAAAACGTTGCTTACTGAAACCATTACCATAGCTGCGATAGCTGCAAACATAAACTTCTTCATAATCGTATATTTTTAAAATTGTTACTATTTAATGTTACTTACTTACTTTCTTTGTGGATTCATTATCGAACCCGCTATTCATAGTCACAATCTGCGTGCCAAAAAAAATAATGAAAATGATATGGGTTGATTATCAGATATTTACATTTTGCGTACCAAAAGTAGATGGTGTGGAAAATGAGGAAAGTATGTGGAAACATTCCCCGAAAAGTTGGGGAATGTAAGGTACTCAACCATATAATAATAGGTAAGCTATGATTGTCAAAAGAAAGAGTCCACTCATGACGAATGGATTCTTTCTCCGATTTCTATAATTGTTCCATCAAATCTGGCTTTAGCAAGAAATCCATTAACCCGACAATATAAAAGCCATTGTTGTCATGATATGGTTTTATGTCATCGCGCATTATGATTATCTTCTTAAAGGAATCGTCGATTCTTTTTAATGAAGCGCATTCTTGCTCTCTTTTTGCATCATCAGGCATTGCAAATGCTGATTGGATATAATATCTACGGTCTGCCATATTTGCAACGAAATCCACTTCCAGTTGTTTGCGTTCTTTTGCAGTCCTTGCCTCTACCATACCCACATCAACGCAAAAGCCTCGTAAACGAAGCTCATTGTATATGACGTTTTCCATGATATGATTCTCTTCCACTTGTCTAAAATTCAGTAAGGCATTGCGTAGTCCGATGTCTTGGAAATAGTATTTCGAAAGTGTACCTATATATTTTCTGCCCTTTATGTCATATCGCATTGACTTCTCTATAAGAAAAGCATCTTCCATGTAGGAAAGATATTTGGATATGGTTTTTCTGTCAAGCGTTTCATTCTTTACACTTTTGAATGTATTTTCCAACTTACTAGGATTGCACGGAGAACCTATACCTGAAGCCATCACACGCATCAACTCCATGAATTCTTCGCTGTTTTTCAAGTTGTTCCTCTCTATTATATCTTTGAGATACACTGTTTCGTGTAAAGATCGGAGGTATGCAGCTTTCTTCTTGTCACTATCCAATTCCAATATACCTGGTAGTCCACCATAAGTATAATAACTTTTCCACAGCTCAAACTTGTCTCCTCCTACAGAATTATATAATTCAGCAAAAGACAATGGGAATAGGTGAATTTCATCACCACGTCCCCGAAACTCTGTAACCACATCTTTGGATAGAAATCTGGAGTTACTTCCTGTGACATATACATCAGCATTGCGAATATGCAAAAGGCTATTCAGCACATCGGTAAACTCATCTATCATTTGTACTTCGTCCAATATGATATAGTAGAGTTTGTCATCTACGATACGTTCATGAATATGTCGTAGAATAACATCAGGGTCACGCAAATTCTTGTTGAGGCGATCATCTAATGCAATTTCTATTATATGGTCTTCACTTATTCCTGTTTCAATCAAATGATTGTGAAACAAGTTGAAGAGAAGAAACGATTTGCCGCTTCTTCTAATTCCAGTTACAATCTTTATGAGATTGTTAGACTTGCTCGATATGAGTTGCTGTAAATAATAATCTCTTTTTATAATCATAGTCGTTCCCGAAAAGTGTCATTAATGACAAAAATCGGGAATAAATCGGCTCCTTTGTGGGCTTTTGCATTCAAAATCTCGTAACGTAAGCCCCAGAAAGTAAGATGTCAATGGCTTTTCGTGTGTTCATTCCCGAAAAATGACACAAATGTCAAAAACTGGGAATGTTTAATAAAATTAAACTTTTGGCTTGCTTTATGTATGCTTCTGTATCAAAAAGCGTAGAATCCTGCTGGCAGTGATGCCAGCAGGATTAGCTGATGCAAAAACGTTGCTTACTCATAAATGGTACCCAAAAACATATAAAAAGTACGAAATCTCTTGCGGGTTTCATGCTTTTTGTTTATCTTTGCACAAAATAGTGTGCCTGAGACAGAATGAAGCATGATATTGGCTATATCTGATAGATTTCTGTCGTAACCACTTACTCAACTAGAAAAGGAGCAATTATGAAGCAGAATGTGAAACGTTTGCCTTACGGTATCAATGACTTTGAGGCTGTTATAGAACAAAATCAATATTATGTGGATAAGACGATGTATCTGCCTTTGTTGGAAAACCAGCCTAGCAACATCATCTTCATCCGTCCACGTCGGTTCGGTAAAAGCATATTCCTGAGTATGCTCCATGCTTACTAT
The Segatella copri DNA segment above includes these coding regions:
- a CDS encoding ATP-binding protein, translated to MIIKRDYYLQQLISSKSNNLIKIVTGIRRSGKSFLLFNLFHNHLIETGISEDHIIEIALDDRLNKNLRDPDVILRHIHERIVDDKLYYIILDEVQMIDEFTDVLNSLLHIRNADVYVTGSNSRFLSKDVVTEFRGRGDEIHLFPLSFAELYNSVGGDKFELWKSYYTYGGLPGILELDSDKKKAAYLRSLHETVYLKDIIERNNLKNSEEFMELMRVMASGIGSPCNPSKLENTFKSVKNETLDRKTISKYLSYMEDAFLIEKSMRYDIKGRKYIGTLSKYYFQDIGLRNALLNFRQVEENHIMENVIYNELRLRGFCVDVGMVEARTAKERKQLEVDFVANMADRRYYIQSAFAMPDDAKREQECASLKRIDDSFKKIIIMRDDIKPYHDNNGFYIVGLMDFLLKPDLMEQL
- a CDS encoding SHOCT domain-containing protein, which codes for MKRQNDLDFGGAIVLTVVFAIMAIFSYTTDKSGNPIAIIPAVGVVVGLVMAVNAKNKASNRKARKEQQDIFAQTLDYDDCFGNGDLKLYFNSQKQDVTVCATTNEGRNTQVVRDFSVTETVKTDSYIVSYDATHNKILRIKNNNGNIMLKEFNLNYTLKKWNVILKKSTPAVKAYNDYAFITDDVNEFVAIVTPTSMHLHRYSDIVSITYEENGNDMYNKSLGGAVVGGLLFGGVGAIVGSNTAKAVKNKKIERMSIKILLKSTSDPTILLEIYNSRNDGAILETKKDADKIFYEGLMKEVTGIKDIFSIIIDIVDKSSASQNQQISVSASNSIADELTKLVQLKDAGVLTEEEFQAQKAKLLQ